The genomic interval AGCAAGAGTTTACCCTCTCGATGCTGTGCTGAAGTCTGAGTTTCCCTCTCACTGCCTCTTGCTGTCTGAAAAGTTCCTTCAGGGGCTCTGACAAGGATGGGGGTGGAGCAATCTAAGACAGCAGGAAAAATTGCCATGTCATTCAAACCGCACTCATAATTCCAAAACATTCTAAATTTGCATTACTAAAGTTTATCAGGATAATGTTTATTTATCTCAACAATGGAAATACATAAACCGTGATAGTACACTGTGTTCTAACCAGATGCAATGTGATTAAGCAAAGAAAAGTTTGTCGTAACCAACTGTGACAATCCGCAGGACAGCGCACAAATCTTATTGGTCTTAAATCCTGCTCCACAagactgtatattaaacatcaaatatgtccTGACTGCCTGTGTGAAATCGCACAGGATTTTTGCTTTTAGTATGGACAGACAAATTACCAGTCATTAGAATTATTTTGTTGCACCTGGTTAAAGGTGAAGAGTCTTTATGTACCGAATACTAGAAAaactttgcaaaaaaaataaataaaaaaaaacacaaaaaaaacagctTACCACAGGGATATGAAGCTTGCTCAGAGGCTTGCCATCAAGTAGGTAGGAGCCTGTGTATGTCACATACTCTGCATAACACTGGGGAGCTTGAGGTGTAATGTAACACAAAATCTTCCGCTTTTCCTCAATTTTCTTGCGTATCTGAAGGTACTCAAAATAGGGGTTGGAACGGTCACTGTGGTACGGCTCGATCTCATCCAATTTGATGGCATTCACAATGACTGCCAGAGTCTGCTGGATCATTTCCCGTGTCTGCTTCATCGCTGTGTTGACAAGTTGAACCTGCACATGTTGCTGGCCTGATTTTGAAAACTTCCTCTTGCGTGGATGTTGGGACTGGCTGTCGTCATCTACAACAGGCCTGCCTTTTGTTTTGGTGATCAGTGCAGGTGCTGCCGGAGTGGAAGTTTGAGCTGTGTTGGAGCTGATGGGCTCTTTCTCCTTCTCTAAGGAGACACTTGTGGTGATGAGAGAGGATACAGAGCAGGTGATGCTTGAAGAACTAGTTGCTGCATTCTGCTTGTTCTGATTGGCTAGCATTTGAGCCATTTTCCGGGTCATCCTCTGAGGTATCTCCTCGATTTCCTTGGGTACCTCAGGTACAGGCATAGTCACCAACAACTTGGCGGTTGTCTCAAGGGTCTCTGACACTTGGGTGGTGTTGGTCAATGAGACTGTTGGGACTGTAACAGAAGGATGAGGGCTGCATGAGGGACCCAAAGCTACCACTGGATTTTGTACCACGGGATGTGGTTTTGTGGCAGTTGGTGATTCCAGAGATTGTAGCACAACAGACGGCATCAAAATATCTGgggatgtttctttttgcctGTATTCATGGTCCTTTTCACTATCAGTAGAAAACAAGTTACCATTGTTCTCATCCACTTCAAATGCCCCTCTCTCCTCTGGGATTGTTTCTTTGATGGGAGGAACATCTAGAATGTTTTGAGGCTCAGGCTCCAACTCACACTGTGGTCTATAGCCCTCCTCGCATGCGGAAGCAACCAAATCCTGAGCAGATTCGGGAGGAGGTACCATTGTAGGAGAACAAGGAGCTTTGCACAAACTTGGCAAGTCAACATCCATCATTTCAACATCCTCACTTGACTCAATGACTGGAGGCCTTGTCTGAGAAGGTTGATGCTTGCTCTCTGCAATCTCTGGGGTTATGTCAGGCTCCTGCATCTCCTTCTCTTGAAATGGAAGGTCTGGTATAGAGAAGGGACCCATATCATCCAATTCATCAGCTGTACCAGAAAATGGATCTGCCCAAGAAACAACAGGATCCTGGTTGACTTGTGGGGCTATAGACATGCTGCTCTCAGCAGCATAGATGGGAGACTCTTGTTTATTGTCTTGCATCATACAGGGGGGCTCTAGGTCCATCTGAGACTCCTCAAGATTGGGTTTGCAATCAGTGAAGAAAGTTTCAAGTCGGGGGGATTCTGACTCTAATGTCTCTGTAATAGGTCTTACTGGTGATGGAATGTCTTCCACTGTATCTTTGTGGATCTCAAAATGAGACTCAGAGATTTCTGATGGACAATATACTCTGGAGTAAGCAGAGTGAGGCGGCGTCACAGGAATTGCATTTGGGATATGCTGCAGATCACAATCGGAGTGTGAATAGGGACTACTTATCTTTGAGACCGCGGTCTCAACCTCTCCATAACTTTCATGAGGTGATTTCATGAGCTCTTCGGAATTCCAGCCCATGGACTGATCATGATCACATGAGTTTCCCATGAAGTTGTCCTGTGGACAGGTGGGTATAATGGGAAGTACATCAGGCTCTCTTCTATTTGGACATTCCAGCCAAGCCTTTTTGGCAGACTCGTCAATCTCAAGAGAATAGGGGGTATCGTCTCTAGACTGAATGATCTCGTTTGCAGCATGGTTACCTTCTGCTGCATCCTCAGCAAAATCTacatcttcctcctcctcctcttcttcttgcTCTTCAACAACAGGAGGCAAGTAGTCGCTCACACTCACCGGATGAGCTGGCATTAGACCGGGCCCACTCTGGTGTGGCTCTGAGAGATCGTCAATATCCATGGGAGGCAAAGCAGCTGGGGCTGGAGTTGGGGGAGCAGCTATATCCAGACACGGCTCCTGGGGATCAGGTCTATGGACTGGAGTTGAGGGCTTTATGGGATAGTTGTTATAAACACTCCCTGAATGGTGTTCACTGCCATCACTGATGGAATTTACAGCAGAAGCCTCCTCTGGTACCCTATCATGTTGTGATAGGTCAGGTCTGGGGGACATCATGTCAATAGGAGGTGAAAAGTTTGCTGGAGAAAGACAATTAAGTCTGTCAGCTGCAATCTTGTCCTCAGTAAGATGTGAGGCAGAAGAATCAAATGTTGTTCCTTCTGGTACGTGTTGCTGTCGTAGAAAGCTGTCTGTCTCTGCTTTGAACTCACCCTCAAGAGGTCTTACATCAGAGGTGGAAGAGTGACTCACAAGGGGTAACTGCATGTTCTTTGCGGGTGTTATACATGTTCCCTCTTGGAAGCTATGTGATAAGTTGGTATATCTATCGAAGAAGGATGGGGAGCAGGCATTCATGGATATTGTAGTGGCTGAAGAATTCTGACACTCAAGGCCATCAAACATAATATCAGAATAGTCCTCTGCACTGCACGATGGAGTGCGTGGAGTTTGCATGACTTCCTCATAGCTTGGACATGAGATCACAGATGTTGGAGTGGGGACCCCTGTTGGTCTGTTCTGATCAGGACGTGGAGATGCAGGAAGACTTTCTTTTATTTGGTGACCAGCAAGCCAGTCCTTTGAGTTCTGACTGTCAATAGGCTGTGACTTTCTATCAGGAGACAACATTTGGGCTGGAATGCCAATATCTTTTAACTTTTTCTCTTTCAAAGTGGTTTCTACTGAACCACATTTTTTGGATGAGAGTTCATTGCGGTTCTTCTTCAACTCTTCATTTGTCTTGGTCTTATCTTTGAATTTTGGGTCACCTGACCGATGCCTCAGTTTCTCCATCTGTTTCATCCTCTCTTTGTGTCTTTTATGGCGCTCCTCAATTTCCTGATCTTTTAAACTAAGCATTTTGCCAAAACTTGTTAGTCTGAGATCACCGTCAACCAAAAGTTTTTCACGAGGGCGGTTGTCCTTTCGAGTGGCATCTTTTGACTGGCTAAACTTGTCATTCTCATCTTTGACCTTTGCCTTGTTAAAGTCTTTGTCTATGATGTCCTTATTTCTCTCCTTGTTTTTCCCATCAAATTTAGAGTCTTCTTTAGATTTCTCTTTAAGACTTGTGACTTGAGTGTTTTCTTTCAAACAATATTTTTGTTCTTCTTTGGAGTGTCTGAAGGACCCAAAGCCATCTGAATATTTATGCTTTTCCTCTTTCACTTTTTCCTtgtgtttctctttcttttttttatcttttattttctcACTGTTCATGAGACTGTTTATCTTGTCCTTTTTGGACATCTCCTTCTCAAACTCCAGTGTCTTTTCCAAGTCATCCTCTCCATCCACTTTGGAACCATATGGAAAAGTGTAAGGGTCAGCCTCCAATGGCATGGGCTCTTTGTCAAAGGGCAAGCTTTCTCTGCGGCCATAAGATTCTCTGATCTCCTCTGACTTGTCCTTTTTGTCCcccttttctttctttacttTCTCCTTATCCTTGTCATGACTCTTtttggatgatgatgatgatgaatgtctgtgcctctctttctctctgaactTTTCCTGCGGATTGGTGATGGATAATGACTCCCTTCTCTCCTCAGACATGTCAGGTATGCTGATGTTGGAGGAGTCATAGAAGCTGCTTAGGACAGGCTCATGACCTCTGTCTGTGAAACTGTCTGATGAAATTTCACTGTTTCTGTCATTAGAATCATCTTTATAATCATTCATGGCCTCTTCCTCGAGTTTTTCTAACAAGGATTTCTCATTTTCACCACTCCCTTTTGAGGGTTTTCTGTCTTTTAAGTGTTCTGGCTTGTCTTTGTATTTGCTTTTGCACTTTTCCTCACTGACATCTCTCTTGTCAAGTTTCTGCTTGCTTTTCTTGTCCTGATTTGAATCCACAGATGCTCTGTCCTTACGTTCCTTGTGTTTTGTGTCAGTtgaatctttgtcttttttatctTTGTGTTTTTCcatggaggcttttctttcttttcctgcaTCAGATGCCTTCTCTTTTTTCTTAACTTTATgctccttttctttttgtttttctgtggaaTGTGGTTTCACATCTACAGAGTATTTCTTGTGTTTATCTGTTTGAAAATGATCCATTTCATCTCGGTCAGGTGTGGAATCTTTTTTGTGTGAGTCTGACAGTCCGAGAGAGTCACTTAATTTTGCTACACCTCCATTATAATTGTCATCTTCATCTTCACTCTCGTCTGTGAAAATATCAGCAATTGTATACCATGTCTTCTCTCTCACTTTTTCAGGTTTTCTCTCCTCTTTCTTAAATTCCAGGAAATCTTTTTCCCTGTCAGCATGTTTGTCCTGGTTATTCTTTTCTTTCTTATCTTTATTCTGCTCAGATGACATCTTCCTTTCTTTGTCCTTGCTATTAGAATCTTTATGCTTTTCTTTAGCTCCATCCCGCTTGTCTTTGGAGGCTCTTTCTAGATCTTTCTCTTTCATTGATCTCTCAATTGAGTTCTTCTCAGGTTTCTCTTTTTCCTGGTCCAAATTTCTGTCCTTAGGCTTGTCCTTGTGTTTTTCTCCTTTTGACTTCTCTTTCTTTTCCACACCATCCATTTTCTTCTCCCTGTCTTTTCCTGAGTGGTTCCTCTCCCTTGGATCAGATTTGCAGATGGTTTCACTCTCTGATTTGTCTTTAAAGAAAGCCTCACTACCATAGTCATCTCTCAAggattcttgttttgttttggagtCTTTCCTCTCTTTAGTGAACTCATAGGAATCTTTTCTGTCTCTGCAGCTGTCCACAGCAtccttctctttcttctctttgACACCCTCTGCTGATTCTTTTCGTTTCTTCTCCTTTTCCAAAGACTGACCAGAATTTATCTTTTGTTTGTCCGTCCAGTCTTTTTTCTTGTCAGTATTCTTGTCAgagaactccttgtctttcttcTTTGTTGCAGTTTCCTTTTCAGGACGCTTTTCCCCATGATCTGGCTTTTTATCTTTGACTTTATTCTCCTTTTTCCGGTCCCTGCTTTCCTCCTTTACTGTCTCAACAATTAACTTGACAGCATTATTGGCTTTGTATTCTTTCACAGGGGCATCCCAGCTATCATCCCCATAAAGTGAACTGTCAGAAGACATGTCGGATTGCCACCGATCATGGGGATCATCTGATGCACTCATCTTCGAGTCCTCtaataaatgattttttaaatcataatcatCATAATCAGGATCTTCCTTAATGGTCTTATCCCTTTTTGACTTTTCCTTCTCTTCTTTagtatttttttcagatttaaaatgtttgtcttcTTTTTGCTCATTCTTTTTATCTATTTTAACAGATTTATCCTTAGACTTTTTCTTTTTATCATCCTTATGAGCTTTCTGTTTCTCCTCCTTTACCTTGTCTTTGATGTTTCTCTCCTTCTCAGATTTCAAAGCTTTGTCCCTCTCTTCTTTGCTCACTTTTTCCTTGTTGGACTCCTTTGATTTCTTTGACTTCTCTTCCTTGGTGATCCTTTGAGTTTCTTTACTTGGCCAGTCCTTGTCTTCAGATTTACCCTTAGACAGTCTGTCTTCCTTCTTAAAATGATCTTTATCATGTTTGGAAAGTTTGACCCTATTTTCAGAAGGTGACTCTGTCTCAACAATGAGCGACTTCTGCCTCGGGTCATTGAAGTCAAAAGAAAAGCTCTTGACAAATTTTTCATTCATGTCTTGACTCAACACCACACTTGGAGCCTTATCTTTTTccttatttttgtgtttgtgtttcactTTGTGTTTTTTC from Myxocyprinus asiaticus isolate MX2 ecotype Aquarium Trade chromosome 1, UBuf_Myxa_2, whole genome shotgun sequence carries:
- the LOC127447306 gene encoding ankyrin repeat domain-containing protein 11-like, which encodes MPKGGGSKTPQLEDFPLNTDMVEKQGGKKDKDKGSSNKTPKLDRSDGVKEMKEKAPKRKLPFTVGANGDQKDSDSEKQGPERKRIKKEPTNTRKSGLPFGMGMPGIRAGYPLSERQQVALLMQMTAEESINSPDTTPKHQSQSSLGQKGTPNSASKTKDKVNKRNERGETRLHRAAIRGEARRVKELINEGADVNVKDFAGWTALHEACNRGYYDVAKQLLAAGAEVNTKGLDDDTPLHDASNNGHLKVVKLLLRYGGDPCQSNRRGETPLKVANSQTMLNLLLGKGTYTSSEESSSDSSEEEDAPSFAPSSSVDGNNTDSEFEKGLKLKGKGMDPPKSTTTPVKDEYEFDEDDEEERVPPVDDKHLLKKEFRKDPVTKTNNFISIPKMEVKTYSKSNSLTPKKAVRRILSDSNSSDEDDRTLCFTPTTTPRQPAPQTNVKSRDSTTQSSKQQKEKSKVKKKRKKETKNNVSKEVRFGKVNDKFCTSDSEIGDLESEDDKGSMQSSNCVKDSSTLSLKEPFVFSSLSASSSSSSHGSLSSQKHTQSLAEQHPKQWRTDGWKTVSSPTWSDVSSLSDSVRTRLSSESDYSSADSSVESVKQVKRKVQDNRKKNNMHASTIDKKNSEFYKNSNMDGAISKTDKDGKVLKKHKVKHKHKNKEKDKAPSVVLSQDMNEKFVKSFSFDFNDPRQKSLIVETESPSENRVKLSKHDKDHFKKEDRLSKGKSEDKDWPSKETQRITKEEKSKKSKESNKEKVSKEERDKALKSEKERNIKDKVKEEKQKAHKDDKKKKSKDKSVKIDKKNEQKEDKHFKSEKNTKEEKEKSKRDKTIKEDPDYDDYDLKNHLLEDSKMSASDDPHDRWQSDMSSDSSLYGDDSWDAPVKEYKANNAVKLIVETVKEESRDRKKENKVKDKKPDHGEKRPEKETATKKKDKEFSDKNTDKKKDWTDKQKINSGQSLEKEKKRKESAEGVKEKKEKDAVDSCRDRKDSYEFTKERKDSKTKQESLRDDYGSEAFFKDKSESETICKSDPRERNHSGKDREKKMDGVEKKEKSKGEKHKDKPKDRNLDQEKEKPEKNSIERSMKEKDLERASKDKRDGAKEKHKDSNSKDKERKMSSEQNKDKKEKNNQDKHADREKDFLEFKKEERKPEKVREKTWYTIADIFTDESEDEDDNYNGGVAKLSDSLGLSDSHKKDSTPDRDEMDHFQTDKHKKYSVDVKPHSTEKQKEKEHKVKKKEKASDAGKERKASMEKHKDKKDKDSTDTKHKERKDRASVDSNQDKKSKQKLDKRDVSEEKCKSKYKDKPEHLKDRKPSKGSGENEKSLLEKLEEEAMNDYKDDSNDRNSEISSDSFTDRGHEPVLSSFYDSSNISIPDMSEERRESLSITNPQEKFREKERHRHSSSSSSKKSHDKDKEKVKKEKGDKKDKSEEIRESYGRRESLPFDKEPMPLEADPYTFPYGSKVDGEDDLEKTLEFEKEMSKKDKINSLMNSEKIKDKKKKEKHKEKVKEEKHKYSDGFGSFRHSKEEQKYCLKENTQVTSLKEKSKEDSKFDGKNKERNKDIIDKDFNKAKVKDENDKFSQSKDATRKDNRPREKLLVDGDLRLTSFGKMLSLKDQEIEERHKRHKERMKQMEKLRHRSGDPKFKDKTKTNEELKKNRNELSSKKCGSVETTLKEKKLKDIGIPAQMLSPDRKSQPIDSQNSKDWLAGHQIKESLPASPRPDQNRPTGVPTPTSVISCPSYEEVMQTPRTPSCSAEDYSDIMFDGLECQNSSATTISMNACSPSFFDRYTNLSHSFQEGTCITPAKNMQLPLVSHSSTSDVRPLEGEFKAETDSFLRQQHVPEGTTFDSSASHLTEDKIAADRLNCLSPANFSPPIDMMSPRPDLSQHDRVPEEASAVNSISDGSEHHSGSVYNNYPIKPSTPVHRPDPQEPCLDIAAPPTPAPAALPPMDIDDLSEPHQSGPGLMPAHPVSVSDYLPPVVEEQEEEEEEEDVDFAEDAAEGNHAANEIIQSRDDTPYSLEIDESAKKAWLECPNRREPDVLPIIPTCPQDNFMGNSCDHDQSMGWNSEELMKSPHESYGEVETAVSKISSPYSHSDCDLQHIPNAIPVTPPHSAYSRVYCPSEISESHFEIHKDTVEDIPSPVRPITETLESESPRLETFFTDCKPNLEESQMDLEPPCMMQDNKQESPIYAAESSMSIAPQVNQDPVVSWADPFSGTADELDDMGPFSIPDLPFQEKEMQEPDITPEIAESKHQPSQTRPPVIESSEDVEMMDVDLPSLCKAPCSPTMVPPPESAQDLVASACEEGYRPQCELEPEPQNILDVPPIKETIPEERGAFEVDENNGNLFSTDSEKDHEYRQKETSPDILMPSVVLQSLESPTATKPHPVVQNPVVALGPSCSPHPSVTVPTVSLTNTTQVSETLETTAKLLVTMPVPEVPKEIEEIPQRMTRKMAQMLANQNKQNAATSSSSITCSVSSLITTSVSLEKEKEPISSNTAQTSTPAAPALITKTKGRPVVDDDSQSQHPRKRKFSKSGQQHVQVQLVNTAMKQTREMIQQTLAVIVNAIKLDEIEPYHSDRSNPYFEYLQIRKKIEEKRKILCYITPQAPQCYAEYVTYTGSYLLDGKPLSKLHIPVIAPPPSLSEPLKELFRQQEAVRGKLRLQHSIEREKLIVSCEQEVLRVHCKAARTIANQAVPFSACTMLLDSEVYNMPSESQGDENKSVRDRFNARQFISWIQDVDDKYDRMKTCLLMRQQHEAAALNAVQRMEWQLKVQELDPAGHKSLCVNEVPSFYVPMVDVNDDFVLLPA